DNA sequence from the Marinilongibacter aquaticus genome:
AACACGTAGAAAAAGCGAAACGAGCCGTTTATTTTGTCGGCGACGATGCCTTGATGATGCGGGCCAACCTCTGCCTCAGAACGGCCACACACATTTTGGTGCCCATTGCCGAATTTTCGGCCGAAAATGAAGACGAACTCTACGAAGCCATTTTCGATTTTCCCTGGCCCGATGTTTTCGGACTTCAGCACACCTTTTCCATACAAGCCACAGTGGGTGGTGGAGTCTTCCGTCATTCAAAATATGCCGCTTTAAAAGCCAAAGATGCCATAGCCGACAAATTCAGGGCGGAATTGGGTCAAAGGCCAAATGTAGACACACAAGACGCCGATTATCAATTGAACCTGCATATTCACAAAACAGCCTGCACCTTATCGCTAAATGCTTCGGGGCAAAGCCTCGATCGCCGCGGTTATCGTTTGAAATCCAATGAAGCCCCTTTGAATGAAATTTTGGCTGCAGGTATTTTGCTGAAATCCAAATGGCGAGGTGAAACCGATTTTTACGATCCCATGACGGGTTCGGGCACTTTTGGCATCGAAGCCGCTCTACTTGCCGCAAACCAAGCCCCAAATCTACAAAGGCGTTTTGCCTTCCAGCATTGGGCCGATTTCAAATCCAATACATTTTATTCCATCAAAGACGAGTTAAAGGCCGAAATCAAAGCACCCAAAATCAGGATTTACTCGCACGATCTCGAAAAAAGGAATACCAATATTGTGTACGAAAATGCAGAAAGGGCCCAAGTTTTAGACTATTTGGACATTGCTCAAGCCGATTTCTTTCAATCGAAAAGGCAGGGAGAAAGTGGTCTACTTTGCTTAAATCCACCGTATGGTGAGCGTTTGGGCATAAAAGATGTAAACACTTTTTACAAACGCATCGGCGATCAAATGAAAAACGAGTATAAAAATTGCCAAGCTTGGCTGATCGGCTCAGATGTAAAAGCTGTAAAAAGCATCGGCCTCAAACCCGATTTTCGAATGCAAGTATTCAACGGGGGGCTCGAATGCCTTTTACAGCAATATTCCCTTTATTAAGCCTTCATCATGGCCACGAAGTCATCGAAGAGATAACGTGAATCGTGTGGCCCGGGAGCGGCTTCAGGGTGATATTGTACGGAGAATGCAGGCTTTCCTTTCAGACGAATGCCTTCTACCGTTTTGTCGTTCAAGTTCAAATGCGTGATTTCCACACTATCCGAAACCTTCTCGGCTTCATCAGCAGAAACCGCGAAACCGTGATTCTGTGAAGTGATTTCAGATTTTCCTGTCACAAGGTTTTTCACAGGATGGTTCAATCCGCGGTGACCGTTGTGCATTTTATATGTGCCAATACCACATGCACGGCTCAAAATCTGGTGGCCAAGACAAATACCGAACAAGGGTTTTCCAGTTTCCAAAAGGGCGTTTACCGTATCCACAGCATAGTCCATTACCCCGGGATCGCCAGGGCCGTTCGAAATGAAGAAACCGTCGGGATTCCAAGCAATCATTTCATGGGCATCCGCTTTTGCATTGAACACTTTCATGTAGCA
Encoded proteins:
- a CDS encoding THUMP domain-containing class I SAM-dependent RNA methyltransferase encodes the protein MEKYQMTAKTFSGLEDELANELFDLGAKHVEKAKRAVYFVGDDALMMRANLCLRTATHILVPIAEFSAENEDELYEAIFDFPWPDVFGLQHTFSIQATVGGGVFRHSKYAALKAKDAIADKFRAELGQRPNVDTQDADYQLNLHIHKTACTLSLNASGQSLDRRGYRLKSNEAPLNEILAAGILLKSKWRGETDFYDPMTGSGTFGIEAALLAANQAPNLQRRFAFQHWADFKSNTFYSIKDELKAEIKAPKIRIYSHDLEKRNTNIVYENAERAQVLDYLDIAQADFFQSKRQGESGLLCLNPPYGERLGIKDVNTFYKRIGDQMKNEYKNCQAWLIGSDVKAVKSIGLKPDFRMQVFNGGLECLLQQYSLY